A genome region from Hevea brasiliensis isolate MT/VB/25A 57/8 chromosome 9, ASM3005281v1, whole genome shotgun sequence includes the following:
- the LOC110656532 gene encoding 2-oxoglutarate-Fe(II) type oxidoreductase hxnY-like encodes MAAEVVKLPVIDLSSPDRISSANSIRQACMEYGFFYVVNHGVKEELLSKVFDESRKFFSLHMDEKMKLLRKEHRGYSPLYAENVDPSACSKGDSKESFYIGPLERSDLNQWPSEEVLPSWRPTMASYHNKVLSVGKRLISLIALSLKLDEDYFEKIGALDAPEGFLRLLRYPGQLGDSEEELYGAYSHSDYGTITLLATDGVPGLQVCKEKFKQPRTWEDVVHLNGAFIVNIGDMMERWTNCLFRSTLHRVMPTGRERYSVAFFLDPNPDCIVQCLESCCSESCPPRFPPICSGDYMKERFKISYGLG; translated from the exons ATGGCAGCAGAAGTTGTGAAACTCCCAGTAATCGACCTTTCCTCACCTGACCGTATTTCCTCTGCTAATTCCATCCGCCAG GCATGTATGGAATATGGTTTCTTTTACGTTGTGAATCATGGAGTGAAGGAGGAGTTGCTCAGTAAAGTTTTTGATGAGAGTAGGAAGTTCTTTTCTCTACACATGGATGAGAAGATGAAACTGCTTCGCAAGGAACACAGAGGTTACTCACCTTTGTATGCAGAGAATGTTGACCCATCTGCTTGTTCAAAAG GTGACTCAAAGGAAAGCTTCTATATTGGTCCTCTAGAAAGAAGTGATCTCAATCAATGGCCATCTGAAG AAGTTCTCCCATCTTGGAGGCCCACAATGGCTTCTTACCATAACAAAGTTCT GTCTGTTGGAAAAAGACTAATCTCTTTGATTGCTCTGTCTCTGAAATTGGATGAAGATTATTTTGAGAAAATTGGAGCCTTGGATGCACCAGAAGGCTTTCTTCGCCTGTTACGTTATCCAG GTCAACTAGGGGATTCTGAGGAAGAACTGTATGGAGCTTATTCACATTCAGATTATGGAACCATCACTCTTCTAGCTACAGATGGCGTGCCAGGACTTCAG GTTTGTAAAGAAAAATTCAAGCAACCGCGTACTTGGGAAGATGTGGTACACCTGAATGG GGCCTTTATAGTTAACATTGGGGACATGATGGAGAGGTGGACTAATTGTTTGTTCCG GTCGACGTTGCACCGAGTGATGCCAACAGGGCGAGAACGCTATTCG GTGGCGTTCTTCTTAGATCCTAACCCAGATTGCATTGTGCAGTGTTTGGAAAGTTGTTGCAGTGAATCATGCCCACCaag ATTTCCCCCTATTTGCAGTGGGGACTACATGAAGGAGCGGTTTAAGATCTCATATGGCTTGGGGTGA
- the LOC110656540 gene encoding non-functional pseudokinase ZRK2, producing MMKCLRRKKDREVTDETAFLINGSMLLEKLVAFCNGRCNPIRNFSAEELEKATNNYDKKQVLKLDGYFELYKGFLQDRPVIVKKFVENQMEQFAINEIVYASGMSKHKNALKLLGSCLETPCPILVFESAEDKTLADRILDRNDAFFQTVPWNLRLKIAADIANVVVYIHTAFPRPIVHRNIKASNILLDENYVAKLSDFALCVSIPEGKSHVKDLVAGTVGLIAPESLAGGYFNEKSDVYSFGVTLLVLLTGQRSSDLSRNEKGEEFLLVNQVKKSIEMNIFREMVDPIIVEEAAMLGKEQQLEAFRSLALRCINDSAEDRPIMIEVAKELRHIYQCTISPYQPAVHQS from the coding sequence ATGATGAAATGCTTGAGACGCAAGAAGGATAGGGAAGTGACAGATGAGACAGCATTCTTGATAAATGGAAGTATGCTATTGGAGAAATTGGTTGCCTTCTGCAATGGCAGGTGTAATCCTATCCGAAACTTCTCGGCAGAAGAGCTCGAGAAAGCTACAAACAACTATGATAAAAAGCAAGTCCTAAAGCTGGATGGCTACTTCGAATTGTACAAGGGTTTTCTTCAAGACCGCCCAGTAATTGTTAAGAAGTTCGTTGAAAACCAGATGGAACAATTTGCCATCAATGAAATTGTATACGCCTCTGGGATGAGTAAACATAAAAATGCTCTCAAGTTGTTGGGTAGCTGCTTAGAAACCCCTTGTCCCATTCTTGTTTTCGAATCTGCAGAGGATAAAACTCTTGCTGATCGTATTCTAGATCGTAATGATGCCTTCTTTCAGACTGTACCATGGAATTTGAGGTTAAAGATTGCAGCAGATATTGCTAATGTGGTGGTGTATATTCACACTGCATTTCCAAGGCCTATTGTTCATAGAAACATCAAAGCCTCAAATATATTACTGGATGAGAACTATGTAGCTAAACTGTCCGATTTTGCCCTGTGTGTGTCTATTCCTGAAGGTAAGTCCCATGTAAAGGATCTTGTGGCAGGGACAGTAGGACTCATTGCACCCGAGTCCTTGGCTGGAGGTTATTTCAATGAGAAGAGTGACGTTTATAGCTTTGGTGTTACACTGCTTGTCCTTTTGACTGGACAGAGATCATCCGATTTGTCACGTAATGAAAAAGGAGAAGAATTTCTtctggtgaatcaagtgaaaaaaTCTATTGAAATGAATATATTTCGGGAGATGGTGGATCCCATTATTGTTGAAGAGGCAGCAATGCTTGGGAAGGAGCAACAATTGGAAGCTTTTCGAAGTCTTGCACTTAGATGCATTAATGATTCGGCAGAAGATAGGCCAATAATGATAGAAGTGGCAAAAGAACTTAGGCATATTTATCAATGTACAATCTCTCCTTATCAGCCTGCAGTCCATCAATCTTGA